One genomic region from Leifsonia sp. Root1293 encodes:
- the pstC gene encoding phosphate ABC transporter permease subunit PstC, with protein sequence MTTTVAAPVITAKERPGDRVFSTLTVVASSLILAVLAAVAIFLVAQSMPAFVAESDDFKGDATNFWSYVTPLVFGTIWSAALAMIIAVPLAMGVALFITHFAPRRIAQGLGYVVDLLAAVPSVVFGLWGIGVLAPAVQPFYSSLTEWFGWFPLFAGPVSGTGRTILTVAIVLAVMVLPIITAISREVFLQTPRLHEEAALALGATRWEMIRMAVLPFGRPGVISGAMLGLGRALGETMAVAMVLSPATIISFALVQSQNPTTIAANIALNFPEAHDVGVNILIATGLILFVITLGVNSIARYIVGRRKAFSGAN encoded by the coding sequence ATGACGACTACTGTCGCCGCCCCCGTGATCACCGCGAAGGAGCGACCCGGCGACCGGGTGTTCTCCACGCTGACCGTCGTCGCGAGCAGCCTGATCCTCGCGGTGCTCGCCGCCGTCGCCATCTTCCTGGTCGCGCAGTCCATGCCCGCGTTCGTGGCGGAATCCGACGATTTCAAGGGAGACGCGACCAACTTCTGGTCGTATGTCACTCCCCTGGTCTTCGGAACCATCTGGTCGGCGGCTCTCGCCATGATCATCGCGGTTCCGCTGGCCATGGGCGTCGCGCTCTTCATCACCCACTTCGCACCCCGCCGCATCGCCCAGGGCCTCGGCTACGTCGTCGACCTTCTCGCCGCCGTTCCCTCGGTCGTCTTCGGCCTCTGGGGCATCGGAGTGCTCGCCCCGGCCGTGCAGCCGTTCTACTCCAGCCTGACCGAGTGGTTCGGCTGGTTCCCGCTCTTCGCCGGTCCTGTCTCCGGCACGGGCCGCACGATCCTCACCGTGGCCATCGTGCTCGCCGTGATGGTGCTCCCGATCATCACCGCGATCAGCCGCGAGGTCTTCCTGCAGACGCCGCGCCTGCACGAGGAGGCGGCCCTGGCGCTCGGTGCGACGCGCTGGGAGATGATCCGCATGGCCGTGCTGCCGTTCGGACGCCCCGGTGTCATCTCGGGTGCGATGCTCGGCCTGGGCCGCGCCCTCGGCGAGACCATGGCCGTCGCCATGGTGCTCTCCCCCGCGACCATCATCTCGTTCGCCCTGGTGCAGTCGCAGAACCCGACGACGATCGCTGCGAACATCGCGCTGAACTTCCCCGAGGCGCATGACGTGGGCGTCAACATCCTCATCGCGACGGGACTCATCCTGTTCGTGATCACCCTCGGCGTGAACTCGATCGCGCGCTACATCGTCGGCCGCCGCAAGGCCTTCTCAGGAGCCAACTGA
- the pstA gene encoding phosphate ABC transporter permease PstA has protein sequence MTMTTTPTRTAPATAMPNALTSGKLPKYSPLWLLAGSFAISIAIFAVVQAAGGGEFNWAGMAVLAVVLFCVLIWVISRLVEGGRKATDRLVTALVTSAFAIALVPLISVTFTVIVKGIPAFNIAFFTESMRNVVGAGGGALHAIVGTLLITGMATLISVPIGLLTAIYLVEYGRGRLARGVTFFVDVMTGIPSIVAGLFAYAFFALIFDDPGIRFGFGGSVALSVLMIPVVVRSSEEMLKLVPNELREASLALGVPKYLTVLKVVLPTSIAGIITGVMISIARVIGETAPLLIIAGFTASMNYNLFSERMMTLPVFVYTQYASQGTDAQAYLDRAWTGALVLILIVALLNIIARLVAKFLAPKGLR, from the coding sequence ATGACCATGACGACCACGCCGACCAGGACAGCGCCAGCCACGGCGATGCCCAACGCGCTCACCTCGGGCAAGCTGCCGAAGTACTCCCCCCTCTGGCTGCTCGCCGGATCCTTCGCCATCTCGATCGCGATCTTCGCCGTCGTGCAGGCCGCCGGCGGCGGTGAATTCAACTGGGCCGGCATGGCCGTCCTCGCCGTCGTGCTGTTCTGCGTGCTCATCTGGGTGATCTCGCGGCTCGTCGAGGGCGGACGCAAAGCCACCGATCGACTCGTGACCGCACTGGTCACCAGCGCCTTCGCCATCGCGCTCGTCCCGCTCATCTCGGTGACGTTCACGGTGATCGTGAAGGGCATCCCCGCGTTCAACATCGCGTTCTTCACCGAATCGATGCGCAACGTCGTCGGTGCCGGCGGAGGCGCTCTGCACGCCATCGTGGGAACGCTGCTCATCACCGGCATGGCGACCCTCATCTCGGTCCCCATCGGCCTGCTCACCGCCATCTACCTCGTCGAGTACGGACGCGGTCGCCTGGCGCGCGGCGTCACCTTCTTCGTCGACGTGATGACCGGCATCCCCTCGATCGTCGCCGGCCTGTTCGCCTACGCGTTCTTCGCGCTGATCTTCGACGATCCGGGCATCCGTTTCGGGTTCGGAGGCTCCGTCGCCCTCAGCGTGCTCATGATCCCCGTGGTCGTGCGCTCGAGCGAGGAGATGCTGAAGCTCGTTCCGAACGAGTTGCGCGAGGCATCCCTCGCCCTCGGCGTGCCGAAGTACCTGACGGTGCTGAAGGTCGTCCTGCCCACGTCGATCGCCGGAATCATCACCGGCGTGATGATCTCCATCGCTCGTGTGATCGGCGAGACGGCCCCTCTGCTCATCATCGCCGGCTTCACCGCCAGCATGAACTACAACCTGTTCTCCGAGCGGATGATGACCCTCCCGGTGTTCGTGTACACCCAGTACGCGAGCCAGGGAACGGATGCCCAGGCCTACCTCGACCGCGCCTGGACCGGCGCGCTCGTGCTCATCCTCATCGTCGCCCTGCTCAACATCATCGCTCGACTGGTGGCGAAGTTCCTCGCCCCCAAGGGCCTGCGCTGA
- the pstB gene encoding phosphate ABC transporter ATP-binding protein PstB yields the protein MSKRIEVNDLNVYYSSFLAVEGVSLTIEPRTVTAFIGPSGCGKSTFLRTLNRMHEVIPGARVEGEVLIDGNNLYGAGVDPVLVRRQVGMVFQRPNPFPTMSIGDNVLAGAKLNNKRMSKSEGDDLIEKSLRGANLWNEVKDRLHMPGSGLSGGQQQRLCIARAIAVNPEIILMDEPCSALDPISTLAIEDLIEEMKQEFTIVIVTHNMQQASRVSDRTAFFNIAGTGKPGKLIEYDDTTTMFSNPSVQATEDYVSGRFG from the coding sequence ATGTCCAAGCGCATCGAGGTCAACGACCTCAACGTCTACTACTCCAGCTTCCTCGCTGTGGAAGGCGTCTCGCTGACCATCGAACCCCGTACCGTCACCGCATTCATCGGGCCGAGCGGATGCGGCAAGTCCACGTTCCTGCGCACCCTCAACCGCATGCACGAGGTCATCCCCGGCGCACGCGTCGAGGGTGAGGTGCTGATCGACGGCAACAACCTGTACGGAGCGGGCGTCGACCCCGTGCTCGTGCGCCGCCAGGTCGGCATGGTGTTCCAGCGCCCCAACCCGTTCCCGACCATGTCGATCGGCGACAACGTGCTGGCCGGCGCGAAGCTCAACAACAAGCGCATGTCGAAGTCCGAGGGCGACGACCTCATCGAGAAGTCGCTGCGCGGAGCGAACCTCTGGAACGAGGTCAAGGACCGCCTGCACATGCCGGGCTCCGGCCTGTCGGGCGGTCAGCAGCAGCGTCTCTGCATCGCGCGCGCCATCGCCGTCAATCCGGAGATCATCCTCATGGACGAGCCGTGCTCGGCCCTCGACCCGATCTCGACCCTCGCCATCGAGGACCTGATCGAGGAGATGAAGCAGGAGTTCACGATCGTCATCGTGACCCACAACATGCAGCAGGCATCGCGCGTCTCCGACCGCACGGCGTTCTTCAACATCGCCGGCACCGGCAAGCCCGGCAAGCTCATCGAGTACGACGACACCACCACGATGTTCTCGAACCCGAGCGTGCAGGCGACGGAGGATTACGTCTCCGGCCGCTTCGGTTGA
- a CDS encoding aminodeoxychorismate lyase, with protein MSLPYTLLIDPLAADDATSATEGTFREIDPSAPALRVGELSTQRGDGIFETIAVVDGHVQESEPHLARLVRSAEICDLPVPNLRQWRAAIAFARDQVPTEGELAMKLVLSRGVEHGPAPTAWLSVNAASDSTEARTKGIRVVTLDRGYDHGVAERAPWLLLGAKTLSYAVNMAALREARRRGADDTIFVTSDGYVMEGPTSSVIARIDGVFVTPKPSGSILAGTTQASLFEHIRVHDFPAAERDITVEELRRADAIWLVSSVRLAAPVVSLDGEPIALDAEANDAFTRYLLSPRD; from the coding sequence ATGTCGTTGCCGTACACGCTGCTCATCGATCCGCTCGCTGCGGATGACGCCACCTCAGCCACGGAGGGCACCTTCCGGGAGATCGACCCCTCTGCGCCGGCGCTCAGGGTGGGGGAGCTCAGCACTCAACGAGGCGACGGCATCTTCGAGACCATCGCCGTCGTCGACGGCCACGTGCAGGAGTCGGAGCCGCACCTGGCGCGTCTGGTGCGCTCGGCCGAGATCTGCGACCTCCCCGTGCCGAATCTGCGCCAGTGGCGCGCGGCGATAGCCTTCGCGCGCGACCAGGTGCCGACCGAGGGCGAGCTCGCCATGAAGCTCGTGCTCAGCCGCGGGGTCGAGCACGGGCCGGCCCCCACGGCCTGGCTCAGCGTGAATGCGGCATCCGATTCGACCGAAGCCCGCACGAAGGGCATCCGCGTCGTCACCCTCGACCGCGGCTACGACCACGGGGTTGCCGAACGAGCTCCCTGGCTGCTGCTCGGCGCGAAGACCCTGAGCTACGCGGTCAACATGGCCGCCCTGCGCGAGGCACGGCGTCGCGGCGCCGACGACACCATCTTCGTCACGAGCGACGGCTACGTCATGGAGGGACCGACGTCGAGCGTTATCGCCCGCATCGACGGCGTCTTCGTGACGCCGAAGCCCTCAGGGTCGATCCTTGCGGGAACGACGCAGGCGAGCCTCTTCGAGCACATCCGCGTGCACGACTTCCCGGCGGCCGAGCGGGACATCACGGTCGAGGAACTGCGGCGGGCGGATGCCATCTGGCTGGTCTCCAGCGTGCGTCTCGCCGCGCCCGTCGTCTCGCTCGACGGGGAGCCGATCGCGCTCGACGCCGAGGCGAACGACGCTTTCACCCGGTACCTGCTGAGCCCCCGCGACTGA
- a CDS encoding class I SAM-dependent methyltransferase, which produces MERTGDGSAGDADYARIGFGYADYRRPDPRIAAAILRELGDAYTVLNVGAGAGSYEPRDRDVTAVEPSATMRIQREAGLPRAIDATAERLPFDDDAFDASLATFTVHQWADIDRGLAEMRRVTRGPVLVLTCDPKALDRFWLDEYAPEVIDTEAARYPAVEAIAAALGANSRIIEVPIPLDCLDGFGEAYYGRPEALLDPGARQANSAWSFVGPLVARRFVRELGDELASGAWDAKYGDLRTQPEFEGSLRLIVGLK; this is translated from the coding sequence ATGGAACGCACCGGAGACGGCAGCGCCGGCGATGCCGACTACGCCCGCATCGGCTTCGGCTACGCGGACTACCGCCGACCGGATCCACGGATCGCCGCGGCGATCCTGCGGGAACTCGGCGACGCCTACACCGTGCTGAACGTGGGCGCAGGCGCCGGATCGTACGAGCCGCGCGACCGTGACGTCACAGCCGTGGAGCCCTCGGCCACCATGCGCATCCAGCGCGAGGCCGGGCTGCCCCGTGCCATCGATGCGACGGCCGAGAGGCTGCCGTTCGACGACGACGCCTTCGACGCATCACTGGCCACCTTCACCGTGCACCAGTGGGCCGACATCGACCGCGGGCTCGCCGAGATGCGACGGGTCACGCGCGGGCCGGTGCTGGTGCTCACCTGCGACCCGAAGGCCCTCGACAGGTTCTGGCTCGACGAGTACGCCCCCGAGGTGATCGACACCGAAGCCGCTCGCTACCCGGCCGTCGAGGCCATCGCCGCAGCTCTCGGCGCGAACAGCCGCATCATCGAGGTGCCCATCCCGCTCGACTGCCTGGACGGCTTCGGCGAGGCGTACTACGGGCGTCCCGAGGCCCTTCTCGACCCGGGTGCCCGCCAGGCGAACTCGGCGTGGAGCTTCGTCGGACCGCTCGTGGCCCGCCGCTTCGTACGCGAGCTCGGCGACGAACTCGCATCCGGCGCCTGGGACGCGAAGTACGGCGACCTGCGCACCCAGCCCGAGTTCGAGGGTTCCCTGCGCCTCATCGTCGGGCTCAAGTAG